The Populus nigra chromosome 14, ddPopNigr1.1, whole genome shotgun sequence genome has a segment encoding these proteins:
- the LOC133672525 gene encoding senescence-specific cysteine protease SAG39-like → MPTSLLIASLIYQLLIPKAAMRFTKQFQFVCLALLFILGAWPSKSTARTLLDAPMYERHEQWMTQYGRVYKDDSERATRYSIFKENVARIDAFNTQTGKSYKLGVNQFADLTNEEFKASRNRFKGHMCSPQAGPFRYENVSAVPSTMDWRKEGAVAPVKDQGQCGCCWAFSAVAAMEGINKLTTGKLISLSEQEVVDCDTKGEDQGCNGGLMDDAFKFIEQNKGLTTEANYPYKGTDGTCNTNKAAIHAAKITGFEDVPANSEAALMKAVAKQPVSVAIDAGGYDFQFYSSGIFTGSCDTQLDHGVTAVGYGVSDGSKYWLVKNSWGAQWGEEGYIRMQKDIPAKEGLCGIAMQASYPTA, encoded by the exons ATGCCTACCAGCTTACTCATTGCTTCCCTAATATACCAGCTACTAATACCAAAGGCTGCCATGAGATTCACTAAACAATTCCAATTTGTTTGTTTGGCCTTGCTCTTCATTTTGGGAGCTTGGCCTTCTAAGTCCACAGCTCGAACCCTCCTGGATGCACCCATGTATGAGAGGCATGAGCAATGGATGACTCAGTATGGGCGTGTATACAAGGATGACAGCGAGAGGGCGACCCGTTACAGCATATTCAAGGAAAATGTTGCACGCATAGATGCTTTTAACACTCAAACCGGCAAATCTTACAAACTTGGTGTCAATCAATTTGCAGATCTTACAAATGAAGAGTTCAAAGCTTCACGCAATAGGTTCAAGGGCCATATGTGCTCTCCACAAGCAGGTCCTTTCAGATATGAAAACGTTTCTGCAGTGCCTTCTACCATGGACTGGAGAAAGGAAGGAGCTGTAGCCCCTGTCAAGGACCAAGGACAGTGTG GTTGTTGTTGGGCATTTTCGGCAGTGGCGGCCATGGAAGGAATCAATAAGCTTACAACTGGTAAATTGATCTCCCTTTCAGAGCAAGAGGTTGTTGATTGTGACACTAAGGGTGAGGATCAAGGCTGCAACGGTGGTTTGATGGATGATGCCTTCAAATTCATTGAACAAAACAAGGGTCTAACAACTGAAGCTAACTACCCATACAAGGGAACAGATGGCACTTGCAACACTAACAAGGCAGCCATCCACGCAGCAAAGATCACCGGGTTTGAGGATGTGCCAGCAAACAGTGAAGCTGCACTGATGAAGGCTGTTGCCAAGCAACCAGTTTCTGTTGCTATTGACGCTGGTGGATATGATTTCCAATTCTACTCGAGTGGCATCTTTACAGGAAGTTGCGACACTCAACTAGACCATGGTGTCACTGCTGTTGGATATGGAGTCAGCGATGGATCAAAGTATTGGCTAGTGAAGAACTCATGGGGTGCACAATGGGGGGAAGAGGGATACATACGAATGCAGAAAGATATACCTGCGAAGGAAGGACTATGTGGCATAGCTATGCAAGCCTCTTACCCCACTGCCTGA
- the LOC133672943 gene encoding GEM-like protein 4 gives MKTSQKQVIGIPIRTASYAVEKMPRLLLENAEQRYIPSPANKALACKQNKIDSMLKRMNKLGKKADKFAHGIREHMRLGTKITETLVGKLSLGARILQVGGVKKVFRQLFSVSEGERLLRVCQCYLSTTASPIAGLLFISTEKLAFCSERSIKLSSPEGKLVRIHYKVVVPLRKIKTANQSENAKKPSEKYIEIVTVDDFDFWFMGFFSYQKAFKSLQQAITQTKTNTSHSAPHL, from the exons ATGAAGACTTCACAGAAACAAGTTATTGGAATTCCAATCAGAACAGCATCATATGCAGTTGAGAAGATGCCGAGACTGttacttgaaaatgctgagcagCGCTATATTCCAAGTCCTGCAAATAAAGCTCTCGCATGCAAGCAAA ATAAAATAGATTCGATGCTTAAAAGGATGAACAAGCTAGGGAAAAAAGCTGACAAATTTGCTCATGGAATCCGAGAGCATA TGAGGCTGGGGACCAAGATCACTGAAACTCTTGTAGGGAAGCTGAGCTTGGGGGCTAGGATCCTTCAAGTAGGAGGGGTGAAGAAAGTTTTTAGGCAGTTATTTAGTGTTAGTGAAGGAGAAAGATTGTTGAGAGTTTGTCAATGTTATTTGTCAACCACAGCTAGTCCTATTGCAGGCCTCCTCTTTATCTCTACTGAAAAGCTTGCCTTCTGCAGTGAGAGATCAATTAAGTTGTCTTCTCCAGAAGGAAAATTGGTCAGAATTCATTATAAG GTAGTTGTCCCATTAAGAAAGATAAAGACAGCCAACCAGAGTGAGAATGCGAAGAAGCCATCAGAGAAGTACATAGAAATAGTTACTGtagatgattttgatttctGGTTTATGGGTTTCTTCAGCTACCAGAAAGCTTTCAAGTCTCTTCAGCAGGCAATAACGCAAACTAAGACGAATACAAGTCATTCAGCTCCTCATTTGTAA